TATTTTTCAGATTTCCCACCAAACAAAGGTAAACCTAAAATCTTTGTTTAATTTTGCTAAAAGATTAAATAACTGTGGGAAGTAAAAATAAATTAAAACGCTTTAAAGAAAACGAAACGTTCGAAAACGTATTTCAACCTTTAAGAGAAGAGCTTACAGAAGGTGATTTTAAACCAAAAGGTAATTGGAATGCAGCTGTTTTTAAGAACGATAATCCAATAGTATTAGAGTTAGGTTGTGGTAAAGGTGAATACACTGTTGGCCTAGCTAAGCGTTATCCTAATAAAAATTTTATAGGTATCGATATCAAAGGTGCGCGTTTTTGGCGAGGTGCAAAAACAGCAATAGAAGAAAATATACCTAATGCTAAATTTATAAGAACTCAAATTGAACTTATTGATTATGTGTTTGCCGAAAACGAAGTTGATGAAATCTGGATTACTTTTCCTGACCCACAAATTAAATACCAACGAACTAAACACAGAATGACTAACCTTCAGTTTTTGGAGCGTTATAAAAAGGTGCTTAAGCCAGCAGGTATAATGCACCTAAAAACAGATAGCGAATTTATGCATGGTTATACACTAGGTTTACTTCACGGTGCAGGACATGAAGTGCAATATGCAAATCATAATGTATACAAGCAAGAAGGTAGTCCAGCCGAAGTTACAGAGATACAAACGTATTATGAAAGTCAATATTTAGAGCAAGACAAACCAATTACGTATATTAGATTTCTAATCAACTAGCTTTTGAGTATTACTATCGTCTTTTTTCTTGGACTTTTTGTGGCGCTTATCGGAGTAATTCCGCCAGGACTTTTAAACATGACAGCTGCAAAAATAAGTCTAAAAGAAGGTGCAGGTAGAGGCGTAATGTTTTCTACAGGCGTATGTTTAGTTGTGTTTGTTCAAACATATATTGCGGCAATTTTTTCGAGATATTTAAGTAATAGACCAGATGTAGTAGAGATATTGCAACGTGTGGCCTTTGTGATTTTTGTACTTATAACCGTATATTTTTTAATTTCTGCATCCAAGCAAAAAGATGAAGCTAATCAAATAGTAGAAGCTGAAATTAAGAGTAAAAAAACGCGTTTCTATTACGGGATGTTTCTTTCTGCACTTAATGTATTCCCAATTCCATATCAAGCATATATGACTATTACATTAGCATCTTTTGGTATTATGGATTTCGAAAGATTAAGTATTATAACTTATGTTACAGGAGCTTCAATGGGTACATTTGTAATGCTTTATGTCTATATTTTCTTCTTTGATAAGATAAAAGATAAAGCATTTACTTCGCAAAAGAACATGAACTATATCATAGGTGGTGTTACAGGTTTGGTTGCATTAGTAACATTTATTAATATTCTTAGAGAAACATAGATGAAACCAGAAACACTTGGCTTTTTTGAGCGTGTTTACGAGGTTGCTCGACAAATTCCTTATGGAAGAGTAACAAGTTATGGTGCCATAGCAAAATATTTAGGCGCAGCCAGAAGTGCGAGGATTGTAGGTTATGCAATGAATGATTCTCAAGGAAAAGATGTCCCAGCACATCGTGTGGTAAACCGAAAAGGTTTACTTGCAGGTAAACATCATTTTGAAGGTACCAACCTTATGCAACAGCTATTAGAAAATGAAGGCATTAAGGTTATAGATAATCAAATTCAGAATTTAGAAAGTATTTATTGGGAACCCTCAAAAGAACTTTAGATTAGAGTTATTAATTCCGTCTATTTAACTATAATTTTCTTTAAGCCTAGCACTTCATTCTTCAAGCTTTAATACTTATCTTTGCATTTAGAATTAATCTAGATAAAAAGTGAAGCTTAACAAACAAGATATATTTAATGCACTGAAGACTATCACAGTTCCTGGCGAAGGTCAAAATATGGTTGATAGTGGTGCCGTAACAAATGTTATGACTTTTGCGGATGAAGTCATTGTAGATTTGACAATAAAAAATCCAAGTCTTCAAGCGCGTAAAAAAGCAGAAGTTGAAATTCTTCAGACCATCCACCGCGAAGTTTACGAAAAAGCAAAAATAAAAGTCAACATAAAGGTAGAAGCTCCAAAAGCAGCTGCAAAACAAACTGACGAAATTAAAGGAAAACCAATTCCGGGAATTTCTAACATAGTTGCAGTAGCCTCTGGAAAAGGAGGCGTTGGTAAATCTACAGTAACTTCAAATCTAGCAGTGACTTTAGCTAAAATGGGATTTAAAGTTGGTGTTTTAGACGCAGATATTTATGGGCCATCTATCCCAATAATGTTCGATGTCGCTTCGGAAAGGCCATTGTCTGTTAATGTCGATGGAAAGTCAAAAATGAAGCCTGTAGAAAATTATGGTGTTAAAGTCTTATCAATAGGTTTCTTTACTAAAGCAGACCAAGCTGTAATTTGGCGAGGACCAATGGCAAGTAAAGCATTAAATCAAATGATATTTGATGCTGCTTGGGGTGAGTTAGATTTTCTACTTATAGATTTACCTCCAGGAACAGGAGATATTCATTTAAGTATCATGCAAGCGCTGCCAATAACAGGAGCTGTTGTCGTTAGTACACCACAAAATGTTGCCTTAGCAGATGCCAAAAAAGGAGTTGCTATGTTTCAGCAAGACAGTATTAACGTTCCTGTTTTAGGAATTATTGAAAACATGGCATATTTTACTCCAGCTGAATTGCCAGAAAATAAATATTATATATTTGGAAAAGAAGGCGCAATGCATTTAGCAGAAGATTTAGATGTACCTTTCTTAGGGGAAGTGCCTTTAGTACAAAGTATTAGAGAAGCTGGAGATGTTGGCCGTCCTGCAGCTTTACAAACAGCTACTCCTATTGAAGAGGCTTTCGAAGAATTAACAAAAAGCATTGTTGAACAAGTTGTGTATAGAAATGAAGCTTTACCAGAAACTGAAGCAATAAAAATCACAACAATGGCAGGTTGTTCTGCTGTAAAAAAGAAATAGATGAGCACAGAAGAACTAAGATTAAATGTAGAGAAAGCATTGGACGAAATACGTCCTTTTCTTCAAAGTGATGGCGGCGATATTTCTTTACTATCAATCGAAGATGATAAATTAGTAAAAGTGCAGCTTCAAGGTGCCTGTATATCTTGTAGTGTCAACCAAATGACCTTAAAATCTGGAGTTGAAATGACTATTAAAAAGTATGCACCTCAAATAGAAAAAGTAATAAATGTGGAATAGATAATGTGATAAAAGTCACATTATAGAAAGAAGCATAGCATTAGTTTTGTTTTCAATATTATAATTCAATGATTACTACAGATATAATTATTATAGGTGCTGGCCCAACTGGGCTTTTTGCCGTTTTTGAAGCAGGTTTATTAAAGTTGAAATGTCATCTTATAGATGCATTGCCTCAACCCGGTGGTCAGTGTTCTGAGATATATCCAAAAAAACCCATTTACGATATTCCAGCCTATCCAGAAATTTTAGCGGGTGATTTGACCGATAAGCTGATGGAACAATGTAAGCAATTCGAGCCTGGCTTTACACTAGGCGAACGTGCCGAAACTATTGACAAACAAGAAGATGGTTCTTTTATTGTAACTACAAACAAAGGTACACAGCACAAAGCACCAATTGTTGCTATCGCTAGTGGTTTAGGGAGTTTTGAGCCTCGCAAACCATTATTAGATAATATATCAGATTTCGAAGATAAAGGTGTAGAGTATATTATCAAAGAGCCAGAATTGTATCGCGATAAAAATGTTGTTATTGCTGGTGGTGGAGATTCGGCCTTAGATTGGAGTATTTTTCTAGCTGATGTTGCGAAAAGTGTCACTCTCGTTCACAGACGTAATGAATTTCGTGGGCATCTAGATTCTGTTGAAAAAGTACAAGAATTAAAAAATCAAGGAAAAATTAACCTAATTACACCAGCCGAAATCACTAAAATTATTGGTGGTGAAAAAGTTGAAGCTCTAGAAATTACCAAAAAAGGAGAAGAACCAATCCTATTAGAAACCGACCATTTCATTCCACTTTTTGGCTTATCTCCAAAACTGGGACCAATTGCTAATTGGGGATTAGAGATAGAAAAAAATGCAATTAAAGTAAACAACGCTTTAGATTATCAAACAAATATCCCTGGTATTTTTGCTATTGGTGATGGTAATATATATCCAGGAAAATTAAAATTAATTCTTTGCGGTTTTCATGAAGCTACGTTAATGTGTCAAGCAGCGTATCAGATTATTAATCCTGGCAAACGTTTTGTGTTAAAATACACAACAGTATCTGGCGTAGATGGATTTGACGGTACGCGTAAAGAGGCTCCAAAAGCTGTTGTAAAAACAATTGATTAGTGGATAGCAAAGACATAAACATAACAATAATAGATCGCGACGGTGTAACTCATAATATTGAAGCGCCTACCGACATGGCTATGAATCTTATGGAAGTCGTTCGTAGTTACGAGCTTGCTCCAGAAGGAACGATAGGTGTTTGTGGCGGTATGGCAATGTGTGCTTCATGTCAATGTTATGTAAAATCTAGTCATGATTTGCCAGAAATGCAAGATGACGAAGAAGCCATGCTTTCAGAAGCTTTTTACGTAGAGGATAATTCGCGTTTAGGTTGTCAAATTCACATCACTCCAGAACTTGAGGGTTTGGAGATTGAGTTAGCTCCCGAGAGTTAGTCTACTCTGTTTTATACTGAGTTAATTTGGTCGGACCTTCCAAAAGAAATCTGTCTATTTTAAGTGTTCCGTCTTCAGTTGTAATTATTTGCCATTTGACGAGTGATATTGCGCCATTTTCAATTTCTAATCCAGTAATACTTCTAGGATGTACACAACTACCATCATTAAAAAAAGCTATATCGCCAGGTTCAGGAAAACGTGGTCTATGCGTATGTCCAGCGATGGTAATTAGATTTTTGTTTTCGGTAATCCATTTTTTTGTTCGACGCTCTACTTTAATTAATTCCTTATAATTCTTTGCAGGACTTGTTGGGTCAGCAATGCCCATTACATTTAGTGGCTTCCATAACACTCTAACCATAAAACGACTCCATTTCCAGAAAATGTAGTTCCACCAATCGGCTTGATGTCCATGACACATAAATAATTCTTGTCCAGTTTCAGAATGTTTTAAAACGATGCCTTCATGGTATATGATACCACAAAATAAATCTTTGTTTTCACCAGTTTTTGGGTCAAAATAAGTATTTAGATGCTTCTTAACGAAATTTTCATTACGATATACCATATCATGATTACCCCAAATCATATGTAATCTGCCTTCATCATGAAATTGTTTCATGAGCATGTAGACATTTTTATGAGCGTTTAGTATAGACTCAAACGAAAGATTTTCCCAAAGCTCGTCACCATCGCCTAATTCAGCATAATTAAAACCTTTATTGTAATAATGCTTTAAGGCATGAAAGTAAATATTTCGATTATTTGCAAAATCATCCGCAAAACTATTATCTCCACGATGACAATCACTAAATAATATGTATTTAGAATCATCATTAAATGAAAGTCGTATTGCTTCCTTATAGGCTTTATTTAATCTTTTTTTTGCTGAAAACATTAGGTTTAAATGTAAATAAAAAAAGCTTCCATATTGGAAGCTTTTTTTATTTTTTTTGAATCAGTTCACCTCCGTGAAATGGACAATATTTCCATTTTCCATTATGGAGCTTATTCGTTTGAGGGCATTTTTTTTCTTCTAATAAACTTCCTAATGGCAAATTATTTGTTGAGACAAAATCTCCTAATTCAAACTCTAATTCACCCTTCTTGTAAACGTCTATAGGCTCATTTGGTTTAAATAGGTAAAACTGCATATTATCTCCCATTTCTCCTAGCATACCAGCTATCATAGGTTTCATAAGAGTTATGAAATTTTTAGTATCAGGGTCAATTTCATTATTTTTCAATAGCTTCAACAATTTGTTATTGTACTTTACTCTAAGTTGAGACTTTATAGTGTCTTCATCGTCATAGGTTATGCCTCCAAAGATGCCGATTTTACCCTTTAGAGCAATTACAATCACATATTCCTCATTCCTCTATTATTTTTATAATCTCTTGGGACTGAGCATCAGTAGTAGTTGGGTCTTGTGAGAAAACAACTTCCCAATACTCAGTTGGTACCCACCATACAAATTCTATATAATCCATATTGTCGCTACTGAATTGGGTCTCAGAAATTAGCTTGTCTATGCTAACTTTTTCGAAATCTTTTTCTTGGCTGTTTACAGAAAAAAGAAATGTAATTGTTGCGAATATTGATATAAATAGTTTTTTCATAAATTTTATTTAAAAGCATTAAGACCAGTTACATCAAGCCCTGTTATTAGTAAATGAATGTCATGAGTTCCCTCGTAAGTAACAACACTTTCGAGATTCATCATATGGCGCATAATAGAATATTCGCCACTTATACCCATACCACCTAACATTTGTCTGGCATCTCTAGCAATAGTTAATGCCATATCAACATTGTTACGCTTAGCCATTGAAATTTGTGCTGAGGTGGCAGTACCGTTTTCGCGCATTACTCCTAATCGCCAAGCCAATAATTGTGCTTTTGTTATTTCGGTAATCATCTCAGCAAGTTTTTTCTGTTGTAATTGAAATTGTCCAATAGGTTTACCGAATTGAATACGTTCTTTACTATATCTCAAAGCCGTGTCGTAACAGTCCATTGCAGCACCAATTGCACCCCAAGCTATACCAAAACGTGCAGAGTCTAAACAACCAAGAGGTGCGCCTAATCCAGATTTATTTGGTAATAAGTTTTCTTTTGGCACTTTAACATTATCAAAGATAAGTTCACCAGTTGCAGATGCTCTTAGTGACCATTTGTTATGTGTTTCTGGTGTTGAAAAACCTTCCATACCACGTTCTACGATTAGACCGTGAATTCGTCCTTCTTCATTTTTTGCCCAAACTACAGCAACATTACAAAAAGGAGAATTTGATATCCACATTTTTGCACCGTTTAAAAGAAAATGATCTCCCATATCTTTAAAGTTTGTGACCATGCCGCCAGGATTACTTCCATGGTCTGGCTCTGTTAATCCAAAAGAACCTATCCATTCACCACTGGCTAATTTTGGTAAATATTTTTGACGTTGTTCTTCATTTCCGTATTTCCAAATAGGATACATCACTAATGAACTCTGAACAGAAGCTGTACTTCTTACTCCAGAATCGCCACGCTCAATTTCTTGCATGATTAAGCCATAAGAAATTTGGTCTAATCCTGCACCACCATATTCTTCAGGGATATATGGTCCAAAAGCACCAATTTCTGCTAAACCACCAATAATAGATTTTGGGAACTCTGCTTTTTGAGCAGCTTCTTCAATTATAGGTGATACGTCACGTTTTACCCAATCACGAGCAGCATCACGTACTAATTTATGTTCTTCGGTAAGTAATTCGTCAAGATTATAATAATCAGGAGATTCGAATAAATCTGGCTTCATGTTTTCAATTTTAGTTGAATAACAAAAATAACGAAAACGTTTTCATTGCCCAATTTGAAAACTACATTTTAAGATAAAAATCTTTAGTAAGATTTATATAATCTTCGGTGTAATTATGTCTGTCGTTTTCAATAATCAATTCCGAAGTTTTTAATTCTTCATCATTAAAAGAAAACTCGATTAAACTTCGCTTTACTTCAGCTTCAGGATTTCCTTTGACATGCAGTATTCGTTTTGGAGATAAACCCACTTTTGATGCTAGTTCAACTAATTTCTCTTCTTCTTTGTTCGGAATGACGACTGAAAAAACACCACCTTCTGCTAAAAATTGAGAGACAGAAAAAATTAAATGCTCAAAAGGCATTGCATCTTGAAATCGAGCCAAATCTCTAGAGATCTTCTCGGTTTTATAATCTTCAGAATAAAAAGGAGGATTACAAATAATGATATCGTATTGCTCTTCAATTTCTTCAGTGTATTCTAAAAGTGAGGCGTGGTAGCAAAATAATCTATCACTCCAGGGTGAATTTTCAAAATTATCGGCACATTGCTCATAAGCATTATCGTCAATTTCAATGGCTTCTATAACTTGTGCGTTGCTTCTTTGTGCTAACATTAAGGATAAAATTCCTGTTCCGGCACCAATATCTAATATTGAAAATGGTTGATTTCTGATAGATGTCCATGCGCCAAGTAGAACACCGTCAGTTCCAATTTTCATGGCGGAGCGGTCTTGATTAATCGAAAATTCTTTGAATTTGAAAGGTTTTATACCCATTAATCTTCAAGATATAAATCGATTAAACCTTCAGGAGTTTTTACAAACACTGTTTTGTTTTCTCTGTCGACTTTGATAATAAACTCATCATTCATTGGGATTAATATTTCAACACCGTTTCTGTCGATTTCAAATAAGGCTTGCGCAGTACTATCGTTAATACCTTTTATTGTTCCTACATCTCCAAATCTATCATCCTTAATTGTGAAACCAATAACTTCATGAAAGTAAAATTTATTTCCTTCTAGTTTTGGAAGAAAATCTAATGGTAAATATAAATCGCATTTTAGAAGCGCATCTGCATCAGCTTCGTTATCTACATCTTCAAAATCTAAACGTAATAAATCAGATTTATGGAGTTGAGATGATTCAACGAAAAAAGGAACTAAATTTCCTTTTAAATCAATAAATATAGCTTCGAGATTATCATATAAGTCAGGTTCGTCAGTATCTAACTTTGCTAAAAGTTCTCCTTTAAAACTATACTTTTTTACAATTTTACCTAAATAAAAACAGTCTTCTTTTTTCATGACAAATTTATTTGTCATCCTGAACTTGATTCAGGATTTTGTTATAGTTTAAATTATGAAGATACCGCCATTCAGCGGCATTTGTTCATTCATGTATTTTAAAAAGTTAAAATACTATTTCACAAAAAAACCCAGACTTTAAAGTCTGGGTTTAAAAGTATAAAAATTAATTTTTTATTCTTCTTCGTTAGATGCTGTAGTTTCTTCGGCAACTTCTTCTTCAACAACTTCAGGAGTTGCTGCAGCTATACGTGCTTCATTTACTGCTTTTTCAGCGTCTAATGCTTTTGCTCTTGCATCTGCATCTGCTTTTGATAAGCCATCTGTTTTTGCTTGAACTTTAGCGTTTTTCTCTTCTAACCAAGCTTTAAATTTTTCTTCAGCTTGCTCTTCAGTTAAAGCGCCTTTTGCAACACCACCAGCTAAATGCTTTTTAAGCATTGCACCTTTGTAAGATAAAATTGCTCTCGCAGTATCTGTAGGTTGTGCTCCGTTTTGCATCCATTGCACTGCACCATCTACGTCTAATTCGATAGTTGCAGGGTTGTTGTTTGGATTGTAAATTCCTAATTTTTCTAGGTATTTACCATCTCTTTTTGCGCGAGCATCTGCCGCTACAATCCAATAAAAAGGTTTTCCTTTTTTACCGTGTCTTTGTAATCTAATTTTTACAGGCATAATAATTAATTATTTGAGGTTCTCGACCTCTGTTATTAATGAGGGCGCAAAGATAGTATATTTTTTTAATTTTCAACACTTTATATTCTTTAAACATTTCTCGAAAAAAAAATATACTTTTGAAGACAATCAAACGTTGTAGACTTACTTATTTCAAAGTAAACAAATATGAACAAAAATATCCTACTTATTTTTTTTATAACACTCTTTTTTGGATGTGTTGATGATGTAGAGTTTAATAACCCTGCTATACAGGCAAATTTTGAAGGACAATCCTGGATTGGAGTTGCTCGAACTGCAGCAATAAAAGATGGGGGATTAATAATAAGAGCTACGCGTGGTACAGAGGTATTATTATTGTTTACAACTAGGACAGATGTAGGCACTTATCCCTTAGGAGCAAACAATCAAAGTGAAGCAAGGTATATTTCTGCTGATGGTACAGTATATTCTACACTTAATTCGCCTGACCCTTCAATTCAGGTTTTTCCATCTGATGGACTTATTAAGACTTCTAATATAGACTCTGTAATGAATACAGCAACCGGAACTTTTAGATTTAATGCTTTTACAGCAGATGGACTAAACTCTGTTAACTTTATAGATGGTGTGTTTTTTCAAATTACTTTAAGACAGGATATTGCTGAAGAAACAGGAGGATCAACTTGTGCGCTAGCAACGGACTCAGTTTCAGCCTTGAATGCTCAAGTCACTGCAGAAACTCCAAGTGCCATGTTATGCGAACAATACTTAACAGCCTTGGAAATACAATTGTTGTCTTGTGATGATTCCTCTGGAGATATACAAC
This DNA window, taken from Winogradskyella sp. PC-19, encodes the following:
- the trmB gene encoding tRNA (guanosine(46)-N7)-methyltransferase TrmB, which translates into the protein MGSKNKLKRFKENETFENVFQPLREELTEGDFKPKGNWNAAVFKNDNPIVLELGCGKGEYTVGLAKRYPNKNFIGIDIKGARFWRGAKTAIEENIPNAKFIRTQIELIDYVFAENEVDEIWITFPDPQIKYQRTKHRMTNLQFLERYKKVLKPAGIMHLKTDSEFMHGYTLGLLHGAGHEVQYANHNVYKQEGSPAEVTEIQTYYESQYLEQDKPITYIRFLIN
- a CDS encoding LysE family transporter; translation: MSITIVFFLGLFVALIGVIPPGLLNMTAAKISLKEGAGRGVMFSTGVCLVVFVQTYIAAIFSRYLSNRPDVVEILQRVAFVIFVLITVYFLISASKQKDEANQIVEAEIKSKKTRFYYGMFLSALNVFPIPYQAYMTITLASFGIMDFERLSIITYVTGASMGTFVMLYVYIFFFDKIKDKAFTSQKNMNYIIGGVTGLVALVTFINILRET
- a CDS encoding MGMT family protein encodes the protein MKPETLGFFERVYEVARQIPYGRVTSYGAIAKYLGAARSARIVGYAMNDSQGKDVPAHRVVNRKGLLAGKHHFEGTNLMQQLLENEGIKVIDNQIQNLESIYWEPSKEL
- a CDS encoding Mrp/NBP35 family ATP-binding protein, with translation MKLNKQDIFNALKTITVPGEGQNMVDSGAVTNVMTFADEVIVDLTIKNPSLQARKKAEVEILQTIHREVYEKAKIKVNIKVEAPKAAAKQTDEIKGKPIPGISNIVAVASGKGGVGKSTVTSNLAVTLAKMGFKVGVLDADIYGPSIPIMFDVASERPLSVNVDGKSKMKPVENYGVKVLSIGFFTKADQAVIWRGPMASKALNQMIFDAAWGELDFLLIDLPPGTGDIHLSIMQALPITGAVVVSTPQNVALADAKKGVAMFQQDSINVPVLGIIENMAYFTPAELPENKYYIFGKEGAMHLAEDLDVPFLGEVPLVQSIREAGDVGRPAALQTATPIEEAFEELTKSIVEQVVYRNEALPETEAIKITTMAGCSAVKKK
- a CDS encoding NifU family protein: MSTEELRLNVEKALDEIRPFLQSDGGDISLLSIEDDKLVKVQLQGACISCSVNQMTLKSGVEMTIKKYAPQIEKVINVE
- a CDS encoding NAD(P)/FAD-dependent oxidoreductase codes for the protein MITTDIIIIGAGPTGLFAVFEAGLLKLKCHLIDALPQPGGQCSEIYPKKPIYDIPAYPEILAGDLTDKLMEQCKQFEPGFTLGERAETIDKQEDGSFIVTTNKGTQHKAPIVAIASGLGSFEPRKPLLDNISDFEDKGVEYIIKEPELYRDKNVVIAGGGDSALDWSIFLADVAKSVTLVHRRNEFRGHLDSVEKVQELKNQGKINLITPAEITKIIGGEKVEALEITKKGEEPILLETDHFIPLFGLSPKLGPIANWGLEIEKNAIKVNNALDYQTNIPGIFAIGDGNIYPGKLKLILCGFHEATLMCQAAYQIINPGKRFVLKYTTVSGVDGFDGTRKEAPKAVVKTID
- a CDS encoding 2Fe-2S iron-sulfur cluster-binding protein, translating into MDSKDINITIIDRDGVTHNIEAPTDMAMNLMEVVRSYELAPEGTIGVCGGMAMCASCQCYVKSSHDLPEMQDDEEAMLSEAFYVEDNSRLGCQIHITPELEGLEIELAPES
- a CDS encoding metallophosphoesterase family protein, with the translated sequence MFSAKKRLNKAYKEAIRLSFNDDSKYILFSDCHRGDNSFADDFANNRNIYFHALKHYYNKGFNYAELGDGDELWENLSFESILNAHKNVYMLMKQFHDEGRLHMIWGNHDMVYRNENFVKKHLNTYFDPKTGENKDLFCGIIYHEGIVLKHSETGQELFMCHGHQADWWNYIFWKWSRFMVRVLWKPLNVMGIADPTSPAKNYKELIKVERRTKKWITENKNLITIAGHTHRPRFPEPGDIAFFNDGSCVHPRSITGLEIENGAISLVKWQIITTEDGTLKIDRFLLEGPTKLTQYKTE
- a CDS encoding acyl-CoA dehydrogenase family protein, whose product is MKPDLFESPDYYNLDELLTEEHKLVRDAARDWVKRDVSPIIEEAAQKAEFPKSIIGGLAEIGAFGPYIPEEYGGAGLDQISYGLIMQEIERGDSGVRSTASVQSSLVMYPIWKYGNEEQRQKYLPKLASGEWIGSFGLTEPDHGSNPGGMVTNFKDMGDHFLLNGAKMWISNSPFCNVAVVWAKNEEGRIHGLIVERGMEGFSTPETHNKWSLRASATGELIFDNVKVPKENLLPNKSGLGAPLGCLDSARFGIAWGAIGAAMDCYDTALRYSKERIQFGKPIGQFQLQQKKLAEMITEITKAQLLAWRLGVMRENGTATSAQISMAKRNNVDMALTIARDARQMLGGMGISGEYSIMRHMMNLESVVTYEGTHDIHLLITGLDVTGLNAFK
- a CDS encoding tRNA1(Val) (adenine(37)-N6)-methyltransferase, with the protein product MGIKPFKFKEFSINQDRSAMKIGTDGVLLGAWTSIRNQPFSILDIGAGTGILSLMLAQRSNAQVIEAIEIDDNAYEQCADNFENSPWSDRLFCYHASLLEYTEEIEEQYDIIICNPPFYSEDYKTEKISRDLARFQDAMPFEHLIFSVSQFLAEGGVFSVVIPNKEEEKLVELASKVGLSPKRILHVKGNPEAEVKRSLIEFSFNDEELKTSELIIENDRHNYTEDYINLTKDFYLKM
- the rimM gene encoding ribosome maturation factor RimM (Essential for efficient processing of 16S rRNA); the protein is MKKEDCFYLGKIVKKYSFKGELLAKLDTDEPDLYDNLEAIFIDLKGNLVPFFVESSQLHKSDLLRLDFEDVDNEADADALLKCDLYLPLDFLPKLEGNKFYFHEVIGFTIKDDRFGDVGTIKGINDSTAQALFEIDRNGVEILIPMNDEFIIKVDRENKTVFVKTPEGLIDLYLED
- a CDS encoding 30S ribosomal protein S16 — encoded protein: MPVKIRLQRHGKKGKPFYWIVAADARAKRDGKYLEKLGIYNPNNNPATIELDVDGAVQWMQNGAQPTDTARAILSYKGAMLKKHLAGGVAKGALTEEQAEEKFKAWLEEKNAKVQAKTDGLSKADADARAKALDAEKAVNEARIAAATPEVVEEEVAEETTASNEEE
- a CDS encoding DUF6252 family protein, encoding MNKNILLIFFITLFFGCVDDVEFNNPAIQANFEGQSWIGVARTAAIKDGGLIIRATRGTEVLLLFTTRTDVGTYPLGANNQSEARYISADGTVYSTLNSPDPSIQVFPSDGLIKTSNIDSVMNTATGTFRFNAFTADGLNSVNFIDGVFFQITLRQDIAEETGGSTCALATDSVSALNAQVTAETPSAMLCEQYLTALEIQLLSCDDSSGDIQQTINNLDCNDDDADGIPNSFEDINMDGNLDNDDTDMDGIPNYQDADDDGDSIDTINETGDTDGDAIPNYLDNDDDGDSILTIFEDPIALQNTDGDGFLDYLDADDDNDGALTIDENPDPNGDGNPDDAQDTDMDGIPDYLQI